A genomic window from Xyrauchen texanus isolate HMW12.3.18 chromosome 31, RBS_HiC_50CHRs, whole genome shotgun sequence includes:
- the LOC127625561 gene encoding trafficking protein particle complex subunit 1-like has product MTVHNLFIFDRNGTCLHYSEWNRKKQAGISKDEEFKLMYGMLFSIRSFVSKMSPLDMKDGFMTFQTSRYKLHYYETPTGIKLVMNTDLSVPNCRDTLQQIYSTLYVEYIVRNPLCVLGESLQSDIFNNKLDSFIRALPFFSVRTA; this is encoded by the exons ATGACGGTTCATAACTTGTTCATATTTGACCGGAACGGCACCTGCCTTCATTACAGCGAATGGAACCGCAAGAAACAGGCGGGAATCTCCAAGGACgag GAGTTTAAGTTGATGTATGGAATGCTGTTCTCCATCCGATCATTCGTCAGTAAAATGAGTCCACTGGACAT GAAAGATGGATTCATGACGTTCCAGACCAGCCGTTATAAACTGCATTACTATGAAACTCCGACGGGCATCAAACTAGTGATGAACACAGACCTCAGTGTTCCGAACTGTAGAGACACATTACAACAGATATACAGCACT TTGTATGTGGAGTATATAGTGAGGAACCCGCTGTGTGTGTTGGGCGAGTCTCTACAGAGTGACATCTTCAACAATAAACTGGACTCATTCATCAGAGCGCTGCCGTTCTTCAGTGTGCGCACCGCGTGA